In Fibrobacter sp. UWEL, a single genomic region encodes these proteins:
- a CDS encoding Hsp20/alpha crystallin family protein yields MMNANVIPTAFYGLQNLIDSLNNLSANEKADKAECVKREYTYSPKADFYEVENGFTLEVELPGVKKEDLDMQIEKNILTVKASRARKDNKVNYERSFRLADDIDTENIQVSLENGILSFGLTKKQQAAARKLNVV; encoded by the coding sequence ATGATGAACGCAAACGTAATCCCCACCGCTTTCTATGGTCTTCAGAACCTGATCGACAGCCTGAACAACCTTAGCGCCAACGAAAAGGCAGACAAGGCTGAATGCGTCAAGCGTGAATACACCTACAGCCCCAAGGCAGACTTCTACGAAGTGGAAAACGGTTTCACCCTTGAAGTGGAACTCCCGGGCGTCAAGAAGGAAGATCTGGACATGCAGATCGAAAAGAATATCCTTACCGTCAAGGCCAGCCGCGCCCGCAAGGACAACAAGGTCAACTACGAACGCAGTTTCCGCCTGGCCGACGACATCGATACCGAAAACATCCAGGTTTCCCTGGAAAACGGCATCCTTTCCTTCGGCCTCACCAAGAAGCAGCAAGCTGCAGCCCGCAAGCTGAACGTGGTTTAA
- a CDS encoding MATE family efflux transporter, with protein sequence MPRNLYEGNILKNIGIFSIPFLIANFLQTLYGMADLFIIGQFTDAAGITAVAVGSQVMHFVTVILIGLTMGTTVLMGQAVGGKRHRSLSRILGNTIVIFTVVSILLMAVLLACAPQIVSLLSTPTEAVEGTIRYLVICFMGVPFITAYNVVAAAFRGLGDTKSPMYFVTAACVVNIGLDFLFVGPLGMGPSGAALATVLSQVFCIALTLASIKWVKRVHFGVTLSRRDLRPNKALLWSLTKIGFPIACQEGFIQVSFLFITLIANSRGLEIAAAVGIVEKIICFLFLVPSAMLSSVSAISAQCIGAGRYDRARQTLYSGMGIAAGFGLVCGILFQFVSEPVLALFTDDLQVITFGTQYLHAYVFDCMVAGIHFCFSGYFCACGLSLVSFIHNAISIVTMRVPGAYLASIWYPDTLFPMGIATLSGSFLSVIICLGVYLVIERRRKIRN encoded by the coding sequence ATGCCAAGAAATCTGTACGAAGGAAACATTTTAAAGAATATCGGGATTTTCTCCATCCCGTTTTTGATCGCGAACTTCCTGCAGACTCTTTATGGCATGGCCGACCTATTTATTATAGGACAGTTTACCGATGCCGCCGGGATTACCGCCGTAGCGGTAGGTAGCCAGGTCATGCATTTCGTGACGGTGATTCTCATCGGGCTTACCATGGGTACCACGGTGCTTATGGGGCAGGCTGTAGGTGGCAAGCGCCACAGAAGTCTCAGTCGCATCCTGGGAAATACCATAGTGATCTTTACGGTGGTGTCCATCCTCCTCATGGCGGTACTGCTGGCCTGCGCTCCTCAGATAGTCTCCCTCCTGTCCACCCCGACGGAAGCCGTAGAAGGTACCATCCGCTATCTGGTGATCTGCTTTATGGGCGTTCCTTTCATTACGGCCTATAACGTGGTGGCGGCCGCCTTCCGCGGGCTAGGCGATACCAAGAGCCCCATGTATTTCGTCACTGCCGCCTGCGTGGTAAACATCGGGCTGGACTTCCTATTTGTAGGTCCCCTGGGGATGGGCCCCTCTGGTGCGGCTCTGGCCACGGTCCTCTCCCAGGTTTTCTGCATCGCTCTTACCCTGGCTTCCATCAAGTGGGTAAAGCGGGTCCACTTTGGCGTTACCCTTTCCCGCCGTGACTTACGTCCCAACAAGGCTCTTCTCTGGTCCTTGACGAAGATCGGCTTCCCCATCGCCTGTCAGGAAGGGTTCATTCAGGTCTCCTTCCTGTTCATTACCCTCATCGCAAACTCCCGCGGGCTGGAAATCGCTGCCGCCGTTGGCATTGTGGAAAAGATTATCTGCTTCCTCTTTCTGGTACCATCCGCCATGTTGTCCTCTGTATCGGCCATCAGCGCCCAGTGCATTGGGGCTGGCCGCTACGATCGAGCTCGCCAGACGCTTTACAGCGGTATGGGAATTGCCGCCGGTTTTGGCCTTGTTTGCGGAATCCTCTTCCAGTTTGTCTCGGAGCCGGTGCTGGCCCTGTTTACGGACGACCTGCAGGTCATTACCTTTGGAACACAGTACCTTCACGCCTATGTTTTTGACTGTATGGTGGCGGGCATCCATTTCTGCTTTAGCGGGTATTTCTGCGCTTGCGGGCTATCCCTCGTTTCCTTTATCCATAATGCCATTTCCATCGTGACCATGCGTGTGCCTGGCGCCTATCTGGCATCCATTTGGTATCCCGATACATTGTTCCCCATGGGTATTGCCACTCTGAGCGGCTCCTTCCTGTCGGTAATAATCTGTCTTGGAGTATACCTGGTCATCGAACGTCGCCGAAAAATACGTAACTAA